Part of the Musa acuminata AAA Group cultivar baxijiao chromosome BXJ3-10, Cavendish_Baxijiao_AAA, whole genome shotgun sequence genome, TGTTGTTATTTTATGCTGTTAGATGGATTATCAagagaaatttttcaacgagCAAATAGAAAAAATACGCAATAATACTGAAGAGAAAGAGAGGACTTTCGAGAAGTTGCAGGCAGAGCGTGCTAAAGTGGCAGTTTTGGATGTAGATTCTGGAACCAATGAAGATCGGAAGACTAGGTAATGCAAACTTTAACACCATTGAATGATCCAAGATTCTAAATATAATTCAGTAATACATTATTACAAAACCATTCTGTTTGGCAGGTTTCTTCACtacaatttttcttttcttgctgATGATAATATTGCCAATGGTCCTTTCTTTAAACATAATTATTTATCTGCTACAGCAGACTTTCTTCTCTCATGTTATCCATAAACTGCTCTGAGATATGAACCCTGATTGTCATAATAAATACTAATTCAATAACAATTATGCTTTAGAAGCTTTATTATTAGAAGTCACCGATGCAAATGATAGGTGCAGTCCATTTCTGGTGAGGAATTTTCTTTTCGAGTAAGGAGATGTCTTTCTCTTTTGCAGGAAAGAAGAGACGGGAGTGAAGGGAGTTGAGGAGTTTGAGGCAGAGAGAGAGAAGCTAATACGCTCACATGAACAGAACAAGGTTTTACTAAGGCGGGAGTACCTGTCCAAGGAAGTCGAGCTGGAAAAAGAGTTCGAGGCAGCCCTCACCGAATTGATGGAGAAGTATACTCCAACAGCCTTTCCTGCTTCCAACTGCAACTCTTAGCAGATGAATGTGAAGAATGGACATATGATACGAGGTTTGCCTTCTGCGAAGTAACTTTATCACTATATCTTTTGTGCTTCTAATAATAATGTTCTTGGTGACTGCTTTGCAATGTGAACTGTCTGCCCTTTTATTAATGCTCAtccctttcttttcctttaataCCAGTTGGGTTTTCACTGGTTGACCCATCTATGCCCACGTTGAGCTAACCTCCGgttaaatttgaaaaatattatattgtGTCGTAGGATTAAGTACGTATTATTCCTTCCTTATAGTCAGatacttttatttttaaaaattatattgatgtttctataattagaaaagtaaaatatttaatttcatttttttcttatgttATTGATTCTAATGACGGAAAATATCGTATTGTTTGTCACATAcagaaatgatactaaaaatagatAATTTTGTTATCTCATTTCTCCCTTCCCTTTGACTTGTTATCATCCAATAATGATGTCAACGACGATTCTTATCTCCTGCATCATCCTATAAGCTTCACATAAGGTCGATGACTCTTTGACGCCATCATTGGATAGATCGTTCAAAAAGATAGCAaagtcgaaggagaggacaagtGTTTTGATCCATGTCTTCCTTGGACGATAGTCCTCTTACGAGAACCTTATAAAATTATGTGGAAGGATTTTCAACTAACCAAGTAAAAATTATTTAATAGAAAATaaaagttaaaaagaaaaaaataagagaaggaatTTTAATTCATGTGTTCCTATTAATTCAAGTTGATTAGGATTCTATTTATAGATTTAAAAGAGTGACTCAAGAGATGGAATATTGTCCCAAGTGACATACTCTTTTCATTAAGATTGTTATGATGTATATAcctaatttaattaaataaaattttaaattttaaaaaaataattccaaCAATGGGCTATTGCCTACATTTTCCAATCATAACAATATTTATTGACATTAGACTTCCAGTAAAAACTCAACAAATCCTTATATTAACTCAGAggacaaagataataaagcatcATTACTTATTCAATAAAATGTCCAAGTCAAATTCTTAGCAGCTAAATAAGAGTTCTTCTTGCTGATCAAGAAACTAAAAGATAGCTAATCTCCACACAGCACATTGTCCAACCTAGCaatcaccaagcccaaagagtgtTTACCTGAGTTGGGTTaatgaagtttatctataagtcaGCATCAAACTGGGGAAAGCACATGAAGGTCAAACACCTTAATTACCTTCCATTCTCCTTTTTCTGAGGCCTGTATCCATCAAAAAAGATATGAACAATGCAATTACCACCAGATTAGCCGAAATAAGTAATCAATTAATTCAAGGAAGTAAGTTTTTTCCAATGTAAGAATCAGCTACCAGTGTTTGCTAAAGGACACACACCAAAAAGTGGCAGATGTCTACTCCATATGTTTTCCAATCAAATATGCTTCTTTGAGAATTATGAACTGGTTCACCCTCTGCAAAGCTTGGCATGTATCAGAAGAAACTAGGAATATGCTTTTTAACTTATCATTAGAAACTATTAGCATACTTTCTGACTGACTTTTCATGGAAGCAAGTATTCACAATGATCAATTCATTTGGAGATAAGAAAGACATGAATAGTGCTTGAAGAAAGTAATTCTATATAGAAGATTACACTATATTTCCACTTATGTTCTCCGTCTTTATGTGCTTACGTGCTTGAAGAAGGTATCATGTTCTCTTTTGGTACACGGTATGATGGAGAGTCGAGATGAGCTCACCTTGTCATCCACGGCTAGCGCAAGCGAAACCCTTTGCCTCATCCGGTAGAAGCAACTTCTCAGCACGACGACCACCACGTTGGCGGCGGCCATCGAGATCGCCCACACCGACTTCGCGTTGGCAACCCAAAGCTTCAAGAGCCGGAAAGAGTACTCCCACGAGGCTACTACGCCACCCGTCGTCTCCTCTTCGCTCGGTACGCGCTCGTCCTCTACCCTTTTCTTTTCCTCATGATTGCCATCGATCCCCTCAGAGTTCGAGTCTTCAGGGAACGATGCAGTCGATCCCTGGGACTCATCTGCACCCTCGAACTTGTTCCCCGCATTGCTCGGCTCGATCATCTTTGTCTCGTCCTCGGAGACGAAGATCGCCGtttcctcctccctctgttcGACCGCATCCGAGTCGGTGTCTATCCAGCTAGGGTTGTCGGAGTCGATTCCGCCCTCTtcgctcttctcctcctcctcctcctccaagttTACACCGAAGTAGTGCGACATTACGTCATCCACGGTTCCAAGATCAACTATGGACTCGTGGTCACTCGTGAAGGAGGAGTCGGAGTACAGCAATTCCCAAACGTCGCACTTATTGGCGTTCTCCATATCGATGTGGGGGAAGAACTGATCGGAGAACAGCGGAGGAGCGCTCCTACTGCTCCACGGGCTTCAAGATTTGCGCTTTGGAGGTGGCGTTGGGAGGAGGAATTTGGAGTTAAAAAGGAAGACGACGAAGTTATCGCTTCGTAACAACCCGTTATCGAGTTAAACTCAGCTGCGTAAAGAATCTAATTCGATAGATACGATAATAATCCATTCAAATCTAAACTAAtgacatataataataataataataataataataataataataataataaaattattttagttatttaaaaTAGATAAGAATTCTCTATAAATCGAAATATTATCCGATAAaaccttaaaatattttttaaagatataagtagaataattattatttaggTATTCTTTTCGTAAAAAAAGACTTTACATTTTATGTTTTTTGTCGGATAGCATTTTCTGATTTTTAGAGAATTCTTATCTATTTTAAATAACTAAAATACTTTTTgaatagtaataataattattatattatatgttaTTAGTTTAGATTTGAAGGTGACCATGTGGTATCATTTACATTTTccattttttactttttatttgtacctacgccaaaaatatatattacatcataaattgacatttttatttatggtataaaataatatcatccCTATGCAAttaataggaaaataaataaattaaatttctAGAAAACATACACTAAAAATGGGGTCTATCATATTTAAAGAGGATGCATATGAATTTAGAGTACAAACTGTAGTATTGACCAAACCAAAATGTAATACTATGGTTTGGGGGTTTTTGCTTTTCGCGAATCCAAATCAAACCCATGTAACTAACGGATACAAAATAGTtagaatttaggatttgattttgtTGTGGTTGTATAAATCAAACCCGAATTGTACCACGTACAAGTATTTTCCTTTGTGTATCTAATGATAGCTATATGGTAGTGATTCCTCAAAAGACTTTTGTTATAGGAATAATATTTGTTTTCAATAGGGGATCATAAAGTCCACCTAAGTCAAGCATTAAGACTTATTGAAACATCATCTTAGACTAAATACATTAGACCCAATCAAGTTCCTTAGAACTCCTAGAAGATTAAGATAACTAATTTATTAAGATTATTGAAATGTTTAAACTcgaattaataataatacatccATCATCAACCTTTAAATCAATCTAAATCTCAATGCACGTTGGAATGCTAAATTAAGGTGTTGTAGATATTGTATAAACTTGCAAAGTAATTATCTAATAAAATATGAGAGAAACTGTTCTTTTTAAGTCTAAAAATACCTGACCAACAATGTTTGATTTATTGACATAGGTTTGAGAAGAGTGCCTGTTTGACTTCCACCATCTTCTCTGATTTCCGCATAATATCAACCTCACCAGGATGATGTTGA contains:
- the LOC103968408 gene encoding uncharacterized protein LOC103968408 isoform X3, with the translated sequence MENANKCDVWELLYSDSSFTSDHESIVDLGTVDDVMSHYFGVNLEEEEEEKSEEGGIDSDNPSWIDTDSDAVEQREEETAIFVSEDETKMIEPSNAGNKFEGADESQGSTASFPEDSNSEGIDGNHEEKKRVEDERVPSEEETTGGVVASWEYSFRLLKLWVANAKSVWAISMAAANVVVVVLRSCFYRMRQRVSLALAVDDKASEKGEWKVNTLWAW
- the LOC103968408 gene encoding uncharacterized protein LOC103968408 isoform X1, with protein sequence MENANKCDVWELLYSDSSFTSDHESIVDLGTVDDVMSHYFGVNLEEEEEEKSEEGGIDSDNPSWIDTDSDAVEQREEETAIFVSEDETKMIEPSNAGNKFEGADESQGSTASFPEDSNSEGIDGNHEEKKRVEDERVPSEEETTGGVVASWEYSFRLLKLWVANAKSVWAISMAAANVVVVVLRSCFYRMRQRVSLALAVDDKASEKGEWKVIKVFDLHVLSPV
- the LOC103968408 gene encoding uncharacterized protein LOC103968408 isoform X2; protein product: MENANKCDVWELLYSDSSFTSDHESIVDLGTVDDVMSHYFGVNLEEEEEEKSEEGGIDSDNPSWIDTDSDAVEQREEETAIFVSEDETKMIEPSNAGNKFEGADESQGSTASFPEDSNSEGIDGNHEEKKRVEDERVPSEEETTGGVVASWEYSFRLLKLWVANAKSVWAISMAAANVVVVVLRSCFYRMRQRVSLALAVDDKRVNQFIILKEAYLIGKHME